A genomic segment from Chitinophagaceae bacterium encodes:
- a CDS encoding (2Fe-2S)-binding protein — translation MYKITFKFEQKGLAPVTLENIEPNQSLLEVALKNDIDLHHNCGGVCACSTCHLYLEKGEEFVEELSDGEEDFIDRAVNPRLNSRLGCQCVLLENEEGEIEVTLPDQTQFLGE, via the coding sequence ATGTACAAGATTACATTTAAATTTGAACAAAAAGGATTAGCACCTGTTACCCTCGAAAATATTGAGCCCAACCAATCGCTACTTGAAGTTGCATTAAAAAATGATATTGACCTGCACCACAACTGTGGTGGCGTTTGTGCCTGCAGTACCTGCCATCTTTATCTTGAAAAAGGTGAAGAGTTTGTAGAAGAACTTAGTGATGGTGAAGAGGATTTTATTGACAGGGCAGTAAATCCAAGGTTAAATTCACGCCTGGGCTGCCAATGTGTATTATTAGAAAATGAAGAAGGGGAAATAGAAGTTACCCTGCCGGATCAAACACAATTTTTAGGTGAATAA
- a CDS encoding geranylgeranylglycerol-phosphate geranylgeranyltransferase: protein MKLLTAFFQLARWPNLFFIALTQCLYYGCLFKAVAPAYSLRADLFLFLLLVFASVLIAAAGYIINDYFDQQIDKINKPQKVVVGRIIHRRWVILWHWVLSVAGIGISFYISYKTGKWIIGWANLASSLLLWFYSTTFKKKLLIGNVIISALSAWVILVVYFFVGAGFNQWYQGENFINFQRFFKFTTVYAGFAFITSLIREAVKDLEDMEGDRQYNCRTMPIVWGVPASKVYVGVWLIVCMAALIILQLYTWQSGMREMLLFIALFLLLPLVFILKGLFKAEKAAAYHKLSTLIKLVMLTGILSMLFFLLYR from the coding sequence ATGAAATTACTCACAGCATTTTTTCAACTGGCCAGGTGGCCAAACTTATTTTTTATTGCGCTTACACAATGCCTTTACTATGGTTGCCTGTTTAAAGCAGTAGCGCCGGCATATAGTTTGCGTGCAGATTTGTTCCTGTTCCTGCTGTTGGTTTTTGCATCGGTTTTAATTGCCGCAGCCGGCTATATCATCAACGATTATTTTGATCAGCAAATTGATAAAATAAATAAACCCCAAAAAGTAGTGGTAGGCAGAATTATTCACCGCCGATGGGTTATCCTTTGGCATTGGGTATTATCTGTAGCCGGCATCGGCATAAGTTTTTATATAAGTTACAAAACCGGTAAATGGATTATTGGCTGGGCAAATTTAGCTTCTTCTTTGCTGCTTTGGTTTTATTCAACCACTTTTAAAAAAAAGCTGCTGATAGGTAATGTAATTATTTCGGCGCTTTCTGCATGGGTAATTTTGGTAGTGTATTTTTTTGTGGGTGCAGGGTTTAACCAATGGTACCAGGGAGAAAATTTTATAAATTTTCAACGTTTTTTTAAGTTTACCACTGTTTATGCAGGCTTTGCATTTATTACTTCACTCATTCGGGAAGCGGTAAAAGACCTGGAAGATATGGAAGGCGACAGGCAATATAACTGCCGTACCATGCCCATTGTTTGGGGCGTTCCTGCATCTAAAGTGTATGTTGGCGTATGGTTAATTGTATGCATGGCTGCATTAATTATCCTTCAATTATATACCTGGCAATCCGGCATGAGGGAAATGTTGTTATTTATTGCCCTGTTTTTATTATTGCCATTAGTATTTATACTTAAAGGATTATTTAAAGCAGAAAAGGCAGCAGCTTACCATAAATTGAGCACATTAATTAAACTGGTAATGCTCACCGGCATTTTATCTATGCTGTTTTTTCTTTTATACCGTTAA
- a CDS encoding SIMPL domain-containing protein gives MKKLCLLQVTLVCTCFTMGHAQIAGNAVAEASGNILYNNPNGYIQKPVNLNPDAVYSYSYGTQLEASVMINVKATGYVAIFSLTQTGKTIEDVEAAMTSRTDFFKKMIQQSNTGALQVFIDPITMVPTYEMEVTEKKYSKTYNEVPTGFEMKKNIHVSFKNQSDINEIITVAAKAEVYDLVKVEYSVDDLEGALALIRNEALKIILAKKNLLEQAGIFTRFVNLAEKNGSAYPAERYEQYMAQKTAMPATYSSYNDKKPTKTTYNYAEKNKTIYYDKVSDKQFDKVINPVVNEPMVQIYLSIKGQYQVYDEQKEAEDKAYNKKVREIQLKLLELDVDAKKKDIDLKGRNITYAEPLKKAK, from the coding sequence ATGAAAAAATTATGCTTACTACAAGTTACATTAGTATGCACCTGCTTTACAATGGGCCATGCTCAAATTGCAGGCAATGCCGTTGCCGAAGCATCGGGCAACATTCTTTACAACAACCCTAACGGCTATATTCAAAAACCGGTAAACCTCAACCCCGATGCGGTGTACAGCTATAGTTATGGCACGCAACTGGAAGCCAGCGTTATGATCAATGTAAAAGCTACGGGCTATGTGGCTATTTTTAGCCTAACACAAACCGGCAAAACCATTGAAGATGTAGAAGCCGCTATGACAAGCCGCACCGATTTTTTTAAAAAGATGATACAGCAATCCAATACCGGAGCCTTGCAGGTATTTATTGATCCCATTACCATGGTACCCACTTACGAAATGGAAGTAACAGAAAAAAAATACAGTAAAACATATAACGAAGTGCCTACTGGCTTTGAAATGAAAAAAAATATCCATGTTAGCTTTAAAAATCAATCAGACATAAACGAGATTATAACCGTAGCCGCTAAAGCCGAAGTGTATGATTTGGTAAAAGTAGAATACTCGGTAGATGACCTGGAAGGCGCTTTGGCCCTAATAAGAAACGAAGCATTAAAAATTATACTTGCAAAAAAAAACCTGCTGGAGCAAGCCGGAATTTTTACCCGCTTTGTAAATCTTGCAGAAAAAAACGGCTCGGCATATCCTGCTGAAAGGTATGAACAGTACATGGCCCAAAAAACGGCAATGCCTGCTACTTACAGTAGTTACAACGATAAAAAGCCCACAAAAACCACTTATAATTATGCAGAAAAAAATAAAACCATTTACTACGACAAAGTATCCGATAAACAGTTTGACAAAGTGATTAACCCTGTAGTAAATGAGCCCATGGTGCAAATTTATTTATCCATAAAAGGGCAATACCAGGTATACGACGAGCAAAAAGAAGCCGAAGATAAAGCGTATAATAAAAAGGTAAGAGAAATACAACTTAAACTTTTAGAGCTTGATGTAGATGCTAAAAAGAAAGATATTGACCTTAAAGGCAGAAATATCACTTATGCAGAACCTTTAAAAAAAGCAAAATAA
- a CDS encoding alpha/beta fold hydrolase, which produces MKIQKKVLYIFLRYKLILLSILFPKKCGNYAFTLFCTPPEKFKGSKAKIFETAEPLSFLLNNIRINGFRVSASGKNKVLLLHGFCSSIHKFEKLTLAFSQSGYEVLAFDAPAHGISEGKTVNALDYCNMIPKINETYGPIDIYVAHSFGGLAACLALEKIIHSENTVLALIAPAAETTRALDNAYTILNISNKKIKRLMIETIRERSGKLPEWFSVKRAIKNIKAKILWVQDTEDFITPMEDVEKVMEDKPVNTSFYITQGLGHHKIYRNDKVINEIISFSKGHVTVD; this is translated from the coding sequence ATGAAAATACAAAAAAAAGTACTATATATTTTTTTACGTTATAAATTAATTCTCCTTTCAATCCTATTTCCTAAAAAATGTGGAAATTACGCTTTTACACTTTTCTGTACACCTCCTGAAAAATTCAAAGGCAGCAAAGCAAAAATTTTTGAAACTGCCGAACCCTTATCGTTTTTGCTGAATAACATAAGAATTAACGGGTTTAGGGTTTCTGCTTCCGGTAAAAACAAAGTGCTGCTGCTGCATGGCTTCTGTTCCAGTATCCACAAATTTGAAAAACTTACGCTGGCATTTTCTCAAAGCGGTTACGAAGTACTGGCATTTGATGCCCCGGCCCATGGCATCAGTGAAGGTAAAACGGTAAATGCTTTAGACTATTGTAACATGATACCAAAAATAAATGAAACTTACGGCCCTATTGATATTTATGTTGCGCATTCCTTTGGCGGACTTGCTGCATGCCTGGCTTTAGAAAAAATTATTCATTCGGAAAATACGGTGCTGGCCCTGATAGCGCCAGCCGCAGAAACTACAAGGGCATTAGACAATGCCTATACTATTTTAAACATTAGCAACAAAAAAATTAAAAGACTTATGATTGAAACCATTCGGGAACGAAGTGGTAAATTGCCAGAATGGTTTAGTGTAAAAAGGGCAATTAAAAATATTAAGGCCAAAATATTATGGGTGCAGGATACCGAAGATTTTATAACCCCAATGGAAGATGTAGAAAAAGTTATGGAGGACAAACCGGTTAACACCAGTTTTTATATTACCCAGGGCCTTGGGCATCATAAAATTTACAGAAATGACAAAGTGATAAATGAAATCATATCTTTTAGCAAAGGCCATGTAACAGTTGATTGA
- a CDS encoding HAD hydrolase family protein, with protein sequence MNVLSGFKKIQVFVLDVDGVLTNGNLLLLDDGQMARVMNIKDGYAMQLAIKKGYHILVISGGKSAAVKTRLNLLGISDVHIGVEDKLQVLKNYISQNSFSKEQVLFMGDDLPDFEAMQFAGMACCPADATAEIKAQAQYISPFNGGQGCVRDVIEKVLKLNGQWVHSNGTSSI encoded by the coding sequence ATGAATGTACTATCCGGGTTTAAAAAAATACAGGTTTTTGTGCTGGATGTTGATGGCGTTTTAACAAACGGTAACCTGTTATTGCTGGATGATGGCCAAATGGCCCGGGTAATGAATATTAAAGACGGGTATGCCATGCAGCTTGCCATTAAAAAAGGCTACCACATTTTAGTTATTTCCGGGGGAAAATCTGCAGCCGTTAAAACGAGATTAAACCTTTTGGGCATTTCAGATGTTCATATTGGCGTGGAAGATAAACTCCAGGTATTAAAAAATTATATTTCCCAAAATTCTTTTTCTAAAGAGCAGGTTTTGTTTATGGGAGACGACCTGCCCGATTTTGAAGCCATGCAATTTGCCGGGATGGCATGTTGCCCTGCAGATGCCACTGCCGAAATAAAAGCACAGGCGCAGTATATTTCTCCTTTCAATGGCGGCCAGGGATGCGTAAGGGACGTTATTGAAAAAGTACTAAAGCTCAATGGGCAATGGGTACATAGCAATGGCACTTCATCTATTTAG
- a CDS encoding TraB/GumN family protein, giving the protein MSKIINLFVAFAVLIFFNACKTGNQSLKLPLEPTQHTVLWEISGKNLKQPSYIFGTFHLMCKEDIVFSENLKKALAGSKKLYLEMDLDNLSNTMGALFCMNMNGNKTLNEFYTPEEYKRIETYFKDSLKMPFTMFNKVKPLMLESMLYPKLMQCKTLSGVEEGLMKLSKEQNKEVEGFETIQFQCAVFDSVPYETQAKGLLRTLDSIASYKKAFQEMLNLYKSQQLGLLDSLMTKQSEETGASMDILLYNRNKNWVKQMEKLMPKENLFIAVGAGHLPGKQGVLQLLRNEGYMVKPIKNK; this is encoded by the coding sequence ATGAGCAAAATTATAAACCTTTTTGTAGCTTTTGCAGTATTAATTTTTTTTAATGCCTGTAAAACCGGCAACCAATCGTTAAAATTGCCCCTGGAGCCTACACAACACACAGTTTTATGGGAAATATCCGGTAAAAACCTAAAGCAACCAAGTTATATTTTCGGCACTTTTCACCTTATGTGCAAAGAAGATATTGTATTTAGCGAAAACCTTAAAAAAGCGCTGGCAGGCAGTAAAAAATTATACCTGGAGATGGACCTCGATAATTTAAGCAATACCATGGGCGCTTTATTTTGTATGAATATGAATGGCAATAAAACGCTAAATGAGTTTTATACCCCGGAGGAATACAAGCGTATTGAAACGTATTTTAAGGACAGCCTTAAAATGCCTTTTACTATGTTTAATAAGGTAAAACCTTTGATGCTTGAATCAATGCTTTACCCAAAATTAATGCAATGTAAAACTTTGAGCGGGGTAGAAGAAGGGTTGATGAAACTTTCAAAAGAGCAAAATAAAGAGGTAGAAGGTTTTGAAACCATACAGTTTCAATGTGCCGTGTTTGACAGTGTGCCTTACGAAACCCAGGCAAAAGGTTTATTGCGTACACTTGATAGTATAGCCAGTTATAAAAAAGCGTTTCAGGAAATGCTGAATTTATATAAATCCCAGCAATTGGGTTTATTGGATAGCCTGATGACTAAGCAAAGTGAAGAAACAGGCGCAAGTATGGACATACTTTTGTATAACCGCAATAAAAACTGGGTGAAACAAATGGAAAAACTGATGCCCAAAGAAAACCTTTTTATAGCTGTAGGCGCCGGGCACCTGCCGGGTAAGCAAGGTGTTTTGCAATTATTACGCAACGAAGGGTATATGGTAAAGCCCATAAAGAATAAATAA
- a CDS encoding DUF2520 domain-containing protein: MKIVLIGSGNVATVLGRLFIKNGHTIQSVISQNIDHAKTLADEFLSEYNNFSKPINMDCDLVIISVSDYGIENIITEIIDKRKPVVHTSGSVSKDILKKYSDNYGVLYPLQTIRKEMETIPLIPFLVDGSSEEMTIFLEKFAQTVSDNVQRASDEQRCKMHLAAVIASNFSNYMYCLAEEYCINEKVDFNILKPLILETANRVQQNSPCSLQTGPAIRKDIQTMDKHLRLLTTYPKLRTTYLRITDSIMNP; the protein is encoded by the coding sequence ATGAAAATTGTATTAATAGGTTCTGGTAATGTTGCCACAGTTTTGGGAAGGCTGTTTATAAAAAACGGGCATACTATCCAATCTGTAATAAGCCAAAACATTGACCATGCCAAAACCCTTGCAGATGAATTTCTATCTGAATATAACAATTTTTCCAAGCCAATAAATATGGATTGTGATTTGGTGATCATTTCCGTATCGGATTATGGAATTGAAAATATCATTACAGAAATAATAGATAAGCGAAAACCGGTTGTTCATACCTCTGGTTCTGTTTCCAAAGATATTTTAAAAAAATATTCTGATAATTACGGGGTTTTATATCCATTGCAAACCATCCGAAAAGAAATGGAGACAATTCCGCTCATTCCTTTTTTAGTAGATGGTTCCTCAGAAGAAATGACCATATTTTTAGAAAAATTTGCCCAGACAGTTTCTGATAATGTACAAAGGGCAAGCGATGAACAACGCTGTAAAATGCACCTTGCTGCAGTAATTGCCAGCAATTTCAGTAACTATATGTATTGCCTTGCCGAGGAATATTGCATAAATGAAAAAGTAGATTTTAATATATTAAAACCATTGATTCTGGAAACTGCAAACCGGGTACAGCAAAATTCACCATGCAGCTTACAAACCGGCCCGGCTATAAGAAAAGATATCCAAACAATGGACAAGCACCTTCGATTGCTTACTACATATCCAAAGCTGCGTACAACCTACCTGCGTATAACAGATAGCATCATGAACCCTTAA
- a CDS encoding sigma-70 family RNA polymerase sigma factor has product MADIKNGSAEMLLSLLQKGNTAAFDEIYMRYGQKMFGFFYKMLWKNKELAEDFTQDLFLKLIRNAETFDTNKSFATWLYSIANNMCKNEYRKQETKIKFQKMKVVHINDSSPNPDLANFKKALHNYTQTLNEDKKELYVLRFMENLTVPQIAAILDLPEGTVKSRIFYLLKELKDELKEYKGLLTYP; this is encoded by the coding sequence ATGGCAGATATCAAAAACGGCAGCGCTGAAATGTTATTATCCCTATTGCAAAAGGGCAATACTGCTGCATTTGATGAAATATACATGAGGTATGGCCAAAAAATGTTTGGCTTCTTTTATAAAATGTTATGGAAAAACAAAGAACTGGCCGAAGATTTTACACAGGATTTATTTTTAAAGCTTATCAGGAATGCCGAAACCTTTGATACAAACAAAAGTTTTGCCACCTGGCTGTACAGCATTGCCAACAATATGTGCAAAAACGAATACCGGAAGCAGGAAACCAAAATAAAATTTCAAAAAATGAAAGTGGTACACATTAATGATAGCAGCCCAAACCCCGACCTGGCAAATTTTAAAAAAGCATTGCATAACTACACCCAAACTTTAAACGAAGACAAGAAAGAACTTTATGTATTGCGCTTTATGGAAAACCTTACCGTACCCCAAATTGCTGCGATATTGGATTTACCTGAAGGAACGGTAAAATCGAGGATATTTTATTTACTAAAAGAATTAAAAGATGAACTTAAAGAATATAAAGGGCTATTAACTTACCCATAA
- a CDS encoding protein-L-isoaspartate(D-aspartate) O-methyltransferase: MRKFEDTYRHKGLRKKLIGSLRDKGITSEKVLDAMNEVPRHFFLDTALDNIAYEDRAFPIAVGQTISQPYTVAYQTSLLEVQPQDKILEIGTGSIYQATVLAEMGAKVFTIERQKKLFELTQKFVLKSKYPGIKFFYGDGFEGLPTFAPFDKVLITAAAPFIPPRLIDQLKIGGKMVLPLETEPGSQRMLRLTKTADGKFAEEEFEQFKFVPMLKGKKN; this comes from the coding sequence GTGAGAAAATTTGAAGATACTTACCGGCATAAAGGGCTAAGAAAAAAATTGATAGGCTCTTTAAGGGACAAAGGCATTACCAGCGAAAAAGTTTTGGACGCCATGAACGAAGTTCCCCGGCATTTTTTCCTGGATACAGCGCTGGATAATATTGCTTACGAAGACAGGGCGTTTCCAATTGCCGTAGGGCAAACTATTTCTCAACCCTACACAGTAGCCTATCAAACTTCGCTGCTTGAGGTACAGCCACAGGATAAAATTTTGGAAATTGGTACAGGCAGCATTTACCAGGCAACCGTATTGGCCGAAATGGGTGCAAAGGTTTTTACCATAGAAAGGCAAAAAAAGCTTTTTGAACTTACTCAAAAATTTGTTTTAAAATCCAAATACCCTGGTATAAAATTTTTTTACGGCGATGGCTTTGAAGGCCTCCCTACATTTGCGCCATTTGATAAAGTATTGATTACAGCTGCTGCTCCTTTTATTCCTCCCAGGTTGATTGACCAGTTGAAGATTGGCGGCAAAATGGTATTACCCCTTGAAACGGAACCGGGAAGCCAGCGCATGTTGCGTTTAACAAAAACCGCCGATGGAAAATTTGCAGAAGAGGAATTTGAGCAATTTAAATTTGTGCCCATGCTTAAAGGAAAAAAAAATTAG
- the iscX gene encoding Fe-S cluster assembly protein IscX, with protein sequence MTFEPPIYWNDYEDIAQKLYERFGDEFNEGKIYRIRFTDLHKWVMEIPHFKGKPEESNEGHLELIQSTWVYEWRDQQK encoded by the coding sequence ATGACATTTGAACCGCCAATTTACTGGAACGATTATGAAGATATTGCCCAAAAACTCTATGAGCGCTTTGGCGATGAATTCAACGAAGGGAAAATTTACCGTATCCGTTTTACCGACCTGCATAAATGGGTTATGGAAATTCCTCATTTTAAAGGCAAGCCCGAAGAAAGCAACGAAGGCCACCTTGAATTGATCCAAAGCACATGGGTGTATGAATGGCGGGATCAGCAAAAATAA